One window of the Populus nigra chromosome 4, ddPopNigr1.1, whole genome shotgun sequence genome contains the following:
- the LOC133691446 gene encoding B3 domain-containing transcription factor NGA1-like gives MNFVEGERGDFDKEEQGEEKQEGEEAVKTSKLLFSSPCTSSSSTKYTNFLPGHHNMWPGSFDQSQQDSKTQEPSLNFDKKLELMELSLGNNNETERTSAGAVVGARESMEREHMFDKVVTPSDVGKLNRLVIPKQHAERYFPLDSSSNEKGLLLNFEDRNGKPWRFRYSYWNSSQSYVMTKGWSRFVKEKRLDAGDIVSFQRGVGESGKHRLFIDWRRRPNAPDPTTFSHLELQNQQHYPQSVRWGRLYSMPQSNLSMQQPQLRHLNYSIHPYQQQQHQNRNHQNHYHQPSTISYGNSAQYYLRPPETLQIGAMHQQAGGSHVPLVIDSVPVVHGKTAGKRLRLFGVNMDCPTQDDGQSSSITMTHGTMGSFSSHLASSSLPPPLQLRAPTSAPMQAEFSKKGKNSLSFDLDL, from the coding sequence ATGAACTTCGTTGAAGGAGAAAGAGGGGATTTTGATAAAGAAGAACAAGGAGAAGAGAAACAGGAAGGAGAGGAAGCTGTGAAGACAAGTAAGCtcctcttttcttctccttgtaCATCATCTTCTTCTACCAAGTACACAAATTTTCTTCCTGGGCACCACAACATGTGGCCTGGTTCATTTGATCAGTCACAACAAGATAGCAAAACCCAAGAACCATCTCTCAATTTTGATAAGAAGCTAGAGCTCATGGAATTATCACTGGGAAATAACAATGAAACTGAGAGAACTAGTGCCGGTGCTGTTGTTGGTGCTAGAGAGTCTATGGAGAGAGAGCACATGTTTGACAAAGTAGTGACCCCAAGTGATGTAGGCAAGCTAAACCGTCTTGTTATACCAAAGCAACACGCAGAGAGGTACTTCCCTCTTGATTCTTCATCGAATGAAAAAGGCCTCCTCTTGAACTTTGAAGACCGGAACGGCAAGCCATGGCGGTTCCGGTACTCTTATTGGAACAGTAGTCAAAGCTATGTAATGACCAAAGGTTGGAGCCggtttgtaaaagaaaaaaggcttGATGCAGGCGATATTGTGTCGTTCCAACGCGGTGTTGGTGAGTCAGGCAAGCATCGTCTGTTCATAGACTGGAGACGCAGGCCTAATGCACCAGATCCAACAACATTCTCACATTTAGAGCTCCAAAATCAGCAACACTATCCACAGTCAGTGCGGTGGGGCAGGCTGTACTCCATGCCCCAATCTAATTTATCCATGCAGCAACCTCAATTGCGACATTTGAATTACAGCATTCATCCTTATCAACAACAGCAACATCAGAATCGTAATCATCAGAATCATTATCATCAACCGTCTACGATTAGTTATGGCAATTCAGCGCAGTATTACTTAAGGCCACCAGAGACACTTCAGATTGGGGCAATGCATCAACAAGCTGGAGGAAGTCATGTCCCACTGGTGATAGATTCAGTGCCAGTTGTTCATGGTAAAACTGCGGGGAAGCGGCTCAGGTTGTTTGGTGTAAACATGGATTGTCCTACACAGGATGATGGTCAGTCGTCTTCGATCACAATGACACATGGCACAATGGGTTCATTCTCTTCTCATTTGGCTTCCTCTTCTCTCCCTCCTCCTCTCCAATTAAGGGCGCCCACTAGTGCCCCAATGCAAGCTGAGTTttcaaagaaaggaaagaattcCTTATCTTTTGATCTGGATCTTTAA